One Benincasa hispida cultivar B227 chromosome 5, ASM972705v1, whole genome shotgun sequence genomic window carries:
- the LOC120077382 gene encoding cell wall protein SED1-like, producing the protein MSNSACRIAKPEVAVHLVHWLPLSQDTPHSDSMPSTSTTSPSPIIRPTHTPSPTENTTDSPVLPPSSSDRLPTDRVPPLFTTQPTNRLRTDYLPNDRLPTDHLPTDRVPSSFTAQPTNRLPTDCLPSNRLPIDHLPTDRVLPSFTALPINHLPTNRLPTNCLPIDRVHIDRQPTDRLPSSSTTLSTLDTVPHHLPVPIHPMITQGKAGIFKPKILSSHTQKDWSLTEPTRVTDALKTTQWNTAMSEEFAALMKN; encoded by the coding sequence ATGTCTAATTCAGCTTGCAGGATAGCCAAACCAGAAGTTGCAGTCCATCTGGTTCACTGGCTGCCCCTCAGCCAAGACACACCGCACAGTGACTCTATGCCTTCTACATCCACAACCTCACCCTCACCAATAATCAGACCAACCCACACCCCATCACCAACTGAAAACACTACAGACAGCCCAGTCTTACCACCTTCCTCTTCTGATCGTTTACCCACCGATCGTGTACCTCCATTGTTTACTACCCAACCCACCAATCGTTTACGCACCGACTATttacccaacgatcgtttacctaccGATCATTTACCCACCGATCGTGTACCTTCATCGTTTACTGCCCAACCCACCAATCGTTTACCCACCGACTGTTTACCcagcaatcgtttacctatcgaTCATTTACCCACCGATCGTGTACTTCCATCGTTTACTGCCTTACCCATCAATCATTTACCCACCAATCGCTTACCCACCAATTGTTTACCCATCGATCGTGTACACATCGATCGTCAACCCActgatcgtttaccttcatcgtcTACTACCCTCTCCACGCTTGATACTGTCCCACACCATTTACCAGTACCCATTCATCCCATGATTACCCAAGGAAAAGCAGGCATATTCAAACCCAAAATCTTGTCCTCACACACCCAAAAAGATTGGTCCCTCACTGAACCTACAAGAGTCACTGATGCGCTAAAAACCACTCAATGGAACACAGCAATGAGTGAAGAATTTGCAGCACTGATGAAAAACTAG
- the LOC120077383 gene encoding uncharacterized protein LOC120077383, with the protein MELGRSTSVHRFSVFKVLSIMTSDFNCPFWFEGENFKWWKQKMFFLTVKKVANAYTTDKPTVPIEDPTEQQIKEATDCEEKDFLFKNFILNGLIDLYDYYNIIKTAKEIWNALQKKYDTEEAGSKKYTISCYLKFQMTDDKSMKAQSHELQKIAHEIITEGMLIDEQFQVLVIIDKLFPLWKDFKNTLRHKTKEFSLESLITQLRIEEEVRKQD; encoded by the coding sequence atggaacttggacgatccacttccgttCATAGGTTCTCTGTATTTAAAGTTCTTTCAATTATGACATCAGACTTCAACTGTCCATTCTGGTTCGAAGGAGAGAACTTCAAATGGTGGAAGCAGAAGATGTTTTTTCTTACTGTAAAAAAGGTTGCCAACGCTTATACCACGGATAAGCCAACCGTCCCGATAGAAGATCCAACTgaacaacagataaaagaagCTACTGACTGTGAGGAGAAAGACTTTTTATTCAAGAATTTTATACTAAATGGTTTGATTGATCTGTATGACTATTACAACATAATAAAGACTGCAAAGGAAATTTGGAATGCCCTACAAAAGAAGTATGACACCGAGGAGGCTGGGTCAAAGAAATATACTATCAGTTGTTACCTTAAGTTCCAGATGACAGATGATAAATCTATGAAGGCCCAGTCCCATGAACTGCAGAAGATAGCCCATgagataattactgaaggtatgCTTATAGACGAACAATTTCAAGTtcttgttattattgataaactgttCCCATTGTGGAAAGACTTTAAGAACACattgaggcataagaccaaggagtttTCCTTGGAGAGTCTTATCACCCAACTAAGGATTGAGGAAGAAGTCCGGAAGCAGGACTAG